The sequence below is a genomic window from Leisingera sp. M658.
CACCGGCATGAACCAGGACATGAATGCCACATCCGACTGATGCGGCATCGAGGAGCTGACACAGCCGTGGTCGTCGCCAGCTACCACCAGCACACCGCCCTTTGCGGAGGAGCCATAGGCGTTGCCATGCTTCAGCGCATCGCCGGAGCGGTCGACGCCCGGCCCCTTGCCGTACCACATGGAAAACACACCCTCGACCTCGCAATGCGGGTCCAGCACGGCCTGCTGCGCACCCAGGACCGCTGTTGCGCCAAGGTCCTCGTTCACCGCAGGCATGAACTTGATCCGGTTTGCCTGCATCCGGTCCTTGGCGCGCCAGAATTCCAAATCGACCGCGCCCAAAGGCGAGCCGCGGTAACCAGAGACAAAGCCCGCGGTATTCAAGCCGGCCTCCTGATCGCGGCGCGCCTGATCGAGCATAATCCGGGCCAAGGCCTGGGTGCCGGTCAGGAAAACCCGGCCCTGGGTCATTTCGTACCGGTCGTCCAGCTTGTAGCTGCGGAAATCGTGGCTCAGCTTGGTCATCTCGGGGAGTCCTTGCGCGGAAAAGGTGCTTTCCGGAAAAGTAATCCACAGTGTCTGAAAAGATTTGCCCGAGTTGCTGTTTTTGCGGGAATTTATGGTTTAATTGACCGGACGGCAGTTAGTTGGTGAAGAAAGTGACCGGAATATGAAACTTGACGACCGCGATTCCCGTATCCTCACCTTGCTGCAGGAAGACTCCCGCATCTCCAACGCCGATCTGGCTGAGGCCGTGGGCATGTCGCCGTCGGCCCTGTGGCGCCGGGTGCGGGCGTTGGAGGAGGCGGGCATTATCGAACGTTACGGTGCGGTGGTGAATGCACCGGCAATGGGGCTGGGGTTCCAGGCTATCGTGCATGTGCATTTAACCCGCCACGACCCGGACAAACTGGTGGAATTCATTCGCGCGGTGGAGAGCAGCCCGCTGGTTCAGGAATGTTACGCAACAACTGGGCAGTCCGACTATCACCTGCGGGTTCTGGCTCCGGATCTGGATGCCTATAACCGGTTTCTGGAGGATTTCCTGTTCCGCCTGCCAGCAGTTGCCAGCGCCCAGACCAATGTGGTGCTGCGCACGATCAAACGGGACAGGCCGGTCGTGCCTTAGAAAATTCGCTTGCGGCGGGTGTACTAGCGCAAAGTCGAAGGCGGGGCTGTCATCCAGCTTCTTCTTTGCAAAAATACTCCGGGGGTCTGGGGGCTGGCCCCCAGCTTGCGGGTGCGGTTACATCGCCGCGTATTTCACCCAGGCCCAGGCCATGGCGATATAAGTCAGCTGGTGCAGTGCCTGATCTGATCCCATGGCCTGCCAGAACATCGCTTGCTGGGGGTTCAGCTTTTTGCGCTCAGAAAACCGAGCCTTGCCGAAGTCGATGTGAAAATGCACGACCCATTCCAGCGCCGCCAGCACCAGGATGAACGGCACAGGGGCGCTGAACAACGCGTAGACAATGGCCGAGCCGATCACGTGGACACCCGCATGCTGGGCACGCCCCGCATGGACATAGGCGCAGCGGCCGGACAGCATCTTGGGGGTTTGCAGAAAGAAGTCGGCAAACAGGTGCTTGACCTGCAACGCGCAGAGCAGCAGCAGAACGGATCCGACATATTCCGGCAAACCTATTGACCTCCAGCATGGATACCTCGCTGGAACCTTACGGATTTTTCGCCGTCTGGCAAATGCCGCGCCGGCAGGGTGCCGCAACGGGACAAGGCGGTGTTCTGCCCATTGCCTGTTCCTGCCAAACCGCGCTACCCATAAGGCAGACCACATCCGAAGCCGCCATTTATGGAGCTTTCCCCATCGAACGCTCTTTGTTCCGTTTCATCTGGAAGTACTCGAAACGCGACCAGCTGGTGCTGCTGCTGGTCACGGCCTGCCTATTCCCGCTTCTTTACCTGACGCTGGAGCTGCCGAAACGGATCATCAATGATGCAATCGGTGCTGAGACCTCCACCATAACCCTGATGGGGCAAAGCTTTGATCAGCTGACCTTCCTGTGGATTCTGTGCGGCGGCTTTCTGTTGGCGGTGCTGTGCCACGGCCTGCTGAAAATGCGCATCAACACCATGAAGGGGGTGCTGGCCGAGCGGATGCTGCGCCGCTTCCGTTATCAGCTGATCGCCCGGGTGCTGCGCTTTCCGCAACCTTACTTTGAACGGGTCAGCCAGGGCGAGCTAGTGTCGATGGTCACCTCCGAATCCGAGCCGATGGGCGGGCTGATGGGGGATGCGGTCAGCCAGCCGGTGCTGCAAGCCGGGCAGATGCTGACCATCCTGTTTTTCCTGTTCCTGCAGAATTTCTGGTTCGGAATGGCAGCCATCGCGCTCATCCCGCTGCAAGGCTGGCTGATCCCGATGCTGCAACGGCAGATCAACCTGCTGAACAAAAAACGCATCAAACAGGTGCGGGCGCTGGCCACTGAGATCGGCGAAAGCGCCGCGGGCGCCGCGACGCTGCGGATCAATGGCGGCTGGCGGTACCGGATGGCGATCATCACGGCGCGGCTGGGGCGGCTGTATGACATCCGCTTCGAGATCTACCAGAAAAAATTCTTCATGAAGTTTCTCAACAACTTCATCACTCAGCTGACGCCGTTTTTCTTTTATGCCGTCGGCGGCTTTCTGGTGCTGCAGGGCAAGGTCTCATTGGGCGCATTGGTGGCGGCGCTGGCAGCCTACAAGGATCTGGCATCGCCCTGGAAAGAATTACTGACCTATTACAACCAGACCCAGGACATGGGATTGCGCTGGGAGGTGATCCTGGAGCGCTTTGCGCCGCAGGGCATGGTGGATGAAAAACTGCTGGCCGGCGAGCCGGAGGAGCTGGAGCGCCTGCGCGGCGATGTGGTCCTGGATACGGTCAATGTGCGTGACACGGATGGTAATCCGGTGCTGGAGGAGCTGAGCGCAACCTTCCCCGCAGGGCAGGTCATCGGTATTGCGGCCCCCTCCGAAGAAGACCGCCGGGCCCTGGCGGAACTGCTGACGCGGGAAATTCTGCCCGCAACAGGGACGGTGACGGTGGCCGGGCAGAACCTCAGCGGGATGCACCAGGCAACGGTGGCAGCGCGGATCGGCTATGCCACCTCGCGGCCGGTTCTGTTTCAGGGATCTTTTGGCGACAACGTGATGATGCCAATGCGGCTGCGCCCGTTGGGCGCGGCCCACAACTTGCAGCAGCTGGAAATAGCCAAACGCGCTGGCAACAGCCCGGATCCCTTTGATGCGCCCTGGCTTGATCCCAAACTGGCTGGTTTCTCCAGCGAGGCGGAACTGCGGAGCTGGTGGCTGCAGCTGGTTGAGGGGATCGGATCCGATACCGCCCTGTTCCGCCGGGGTATCGAACAGTGTTTCGAGGCACCTGCCCACCCGGATCTGGCAGAGCGGCTGGTCGGATTGCGCCCTTCGGTGCGCAAGGCGATTCTGGACGCCGGTCTGGGTGTGCACGTGCATTTTCTGGAACCAGAAGCATACAACCCGGCGCTGCCGGTTGCGGAAAACCTGCTGTTTGCAGCCTCGCAGCAAGCCATGACCGGCGAGGTCTTGCATGGGCATGCGGAATTTCTCGACCAGCTCAAGCAGCTGGGGCTGGACGAAGGGCTGGTGGCGCTGACCCGTGATGTGGTGGAGATGCTGCGGCAGATTTTTGGTATGGATGGCACTGGCCACCCGCTGTTCCGCAAGCTGGGCCTGGATGTGGGCGCCTATGAAACAGCGCTGTCGCTGGCCGACCGGCCCGGAACCGTCAATGCGGCGGCGCTCAGCCGCGAGGAGCTGGCGCAGCTGCTGATCGTGCCTTTCACCATTTCGGCGGAACAGATCGGCCCGGCCTTTGAGGAGGAAATGAAAGAGCGGATCCTAGGCTTCCGCCGCAGCCACGGGCAAAGCCTGCTAAAGGCTTTGGGCGCCGGCTTTGTGCCGTTTGCAGAAGAGGCCATCGCCCCCACGCTGACGGTTCTGGAGAACGCTCTGTTCGGCAAAATATCGGATGCTGCCGGGGCCAAGGGCGATGAGGTTCGTAAACTGGTCTCGGAACTGATGGTGCGCGAAGGCTTGCGCGACCAGGTGGTGGAGCTGATCTTTGACATGCCGATTGCGGTGGGCGGGCAGGGGCTGGCCGCCAGTTTTGCCGAACCGCTGGCCTTTTGCCGGGCCACAATCAAGAAACCGGATATCCTGATCCTCGATTCCGCAATGGCAAGCTATGATCTGGAAACCCGCGTCGCGGTGCATAAGAACCTGCGAAAACTTTTGCCCGGCACCACGCTGATCTATCTTGCCCCCAGCTTTCAGAGCCCGGATGTGTTTGACGTCTTCTTTGAACTGCGCCAGGGCCGACTGGTCAGCGACGAGGCGCAGGCCGCGGCAGCGGGCGACGGGGCGGCCAGCCAGGACCTGGCCCGCAAGCTGAGGGCACTGGAGCAGACTGAACTGTTCTCCGGATTGAACCGCCGCCAGCTTCGTCTTCTGGCCTTTGGCGCCCGCTGGTATGATGCCAAGGCGGGCGAGGTGGTGTTCCTTAAAGATGATGAAGCGTCGGACGGGGCATATATGATCCTTGAAGGCGAGGCAGAGCTTTACTTGCCGCAGCCGGGCGGCGAGGACCGGCTGATTACCACAGTCGGCCCCGGGCGGCTGGTGGGGGAATTGGGTCTGATCCGCCATGAAGCCCGGGCGCTGAGCATGATCGCGGCGACGGACCTCAGCTGCCTGCGGATCGGCGAGGAAGAATTTCTGGCAGTGGTTGAAAATGACGCCTCCACGGCATTCAAGCTATTGCAGGTGGTGGCGGGCTACGTCTCCAATTGATCCAGGAATTGAGACAGGGAACCAGAACATGAAACTGCTGCGGTACCGCGCGGGCGGCGAAGTACGGCCGGGTCTTCTGGACAGCAGAGGCGCAGTCCGGGATCTATCGGCGCATGTGCCGGACATCACCGGTGCGGTGCTGGGGGACGAAACCTTGGGCCGGCTGGCAGCGCTGGACCCGGCGGAACTGCCGCTGGCGAAAGGGCATCCGGAGCTGGCGCCTTGTGCCGGGCAGACGGGGAAGTTCCTTGGCATCGGCCTCAACTACACCGATCACGCCGAGGAGATGGGCATGGCGCTGCCAGAGCATCCGATCCTGTTCCTCAAGGCGACCTCTTCCATTTGCGGACCGGACGATGACGTGATCCTGCCGCGCGGCTCAGTGGCGGCGGATTGGGAAGTCGAGCTGGGCGTGGTGATCGGCACCGCAGCCAAATATGTCTCCGAAGACGACGCGTTGAACCATGTGGCAGGGTATTGCGTGGTCAACGATGTGTCCGAGCGCGACTATCAGACCAAGCTGACCGGCCAATGGACCAAGGGCAAGAGCTGTGACACCTTCGGGCCGATCGGCCCCTGGCTGGTGACGCGGGACGAGGTGCCGGACCCGCAGAACCTGTGGCTGACCTGTGATGTGAACGGCGCGCGGCGGCAGACTGGAACCACGGCCACGATGGTGTTCACCGTGGCACAGATCATCTCGCATCTAAGCCAGCTGATGACCTTGCATCCGGGCGATGTGATCGCCACCGGCACCCCGCCGGGCGTCGGCATGGGGTGCAAACCGCAACCGGTCTATCTGCAGCCCGGCGACGTGATGCGGCTGGAGATCGAAGGATTGGGAGTGCAGACCCAAACGGTCCGGTCTGACGTTTAACGGCCCGCAGGCGGGGTCTCCCGCCCGTTCCGGCGCATTCGCAGAATGCGCCTTCCCGGTTGGGCGTGGCGCTGCGCCATGCGCAGCGCGGGCCTGAATTCTGGGGCCCTAAAGCAGAACATGCCGAAGCTGCCTGGCTGCACGCGGCCGCGAGCGTTCACGCGCCGCTGCAAAACTGCTTGTACAGCAAGGCTATCAATTCTTGTGTGTTGCCGTCGGTCAGGGAATAGAAAACCGTCTTGCCTTCCCGCCGCGTGGCAACCAGATCATCTTCACGCAGCCGGGCGAGCATTTGGCTGACTGCGGCCTGGCGCATATTTAACAGGGCTTCCAGCTCACCCACGGATTTCTCGCCGGTGCCAAGATGGCATAGGATCATCAGCCGCCCTTCATGGGCAAGCGTTTTGAGGAAAGCAGCCGCTGCTGCGGCGCGTTCCTGCATGTCGACTGGCGTTTCCGGGTCGATGAGGTCGTTGTTCTGGGCAGGCAATATGCGGCATCCTGGCTGGTCGTCTGCCGCATATTGCCTCTATTCTCCGGGCCAAGTCACCCAGGAATTACGGCCTCAGTCCACGATCGGCGGAGAGCCACTGGCAAAGGCGTTGCCATTGGCGTAATCACAAGGCGCTTCTTGCATATTGAGGTGCAAGTCAGTTCCGGTGAACGGATGGGCACGGGCAAGGTCTTCGTCCACTTCGATGCCCAGGCCCGGTGCCTCCGGCGGGGTGATAAATCCGTTCTCTACCCGGATAGATCCCTTGATCAGCTGATCGTGAAAGGGGGTTTCGATGGTTTCCAGCAGCAGAATGTTCGGGATCGAGGCTGCCAGGTGGATGTTGGCCGCCCATTCCACCGGTCCGGCATAAAGATGCGGCGCCATTTGTGCGTTGAACACTTCGGCAATGGCCGCGACCTTTTTCATTTCCCAGATCCCGCCGGCGCGGCCCAGGGCGGGCTGCAGAATCTCGGCGGCACCAGCCCGCAGCACTGCAGCGAATTCTGCCTTTGTGGTCAGTCGTTCACCGGTGGCCACAGGAATGCGCAGATTGCGGGCAACGCGGGCCATGTCTTCGATATTGTCAGGCGGCGTCGGCTCCTCAAACCAGAGCGGGGAATAGGGTTCTATTGCCTGGCCCAGGCGGATGGCGCCGGCGGTGCTGAACTGGCCATGGGTGCCGAACAGCAAGTCTGCCTTATCGCCCACGGCATCGCGGATCGCCTTGCAGAACGCCACCGACATCGAGATGTCCGACATTGCAGGCATATGCCCGCCGCGCATTGTATACGGGCCTGCGGGGTCGAATTTCACCGCCGTGTAGCCTTCGCGCGTCTTTTGTGCCGCGGCCTCGGCGGCCATTTCAGGCGAGGTCCAGAACTCCGTGATGTCCTGATGCGGCAGCGGGTAGAGATAGGTATAGGCGCGGATACGGTCATTCATCCGCCCGCCAAGCAAAGCATGAACTGGCCGCCCGCGGTCTTTGCCCAGGATGTCCCAGCAGGCGATTTCCAGGCCCGAGAAGGCCCCCATCACTGTGAGGTCCGGACGCTGGGTGAAACCCGAGGAATAGGCGCGGCGGAACATCAGTTCGATGTTTTCCGGGTTTTCGCCCTCCATGTGGCGCGCGAATACGTCGCGGATCACATGGGTCATCGCATCGGGGCCCACTGATGACGCGTAGCATTCCCCCCAGCCGGTGATGCCGGTGTCCGTGGTGACTTTCACCAGAATCCAATAACGCCCGCCCCAGCCAGGGGCAGGCGGGGCGGTTACGATGATATCCAGATCTTGAAGTTTCATAGTTTAGGTCTCCGAAGCCTCGGCAAAGGCTGCTAATTCCTTGTCGATCTCATCAATTGCGGCCCCTGTGCTGAAAAACGCCAAGTCAGGGGCCTCTGCATCGTCCATAAAAACCTCGATCTCGATCTGCACCCGCGACCCGTCAAAGGCGCCGTCAATCCGCCAGCGGCGGGTTTCGTTCAACGCCATGTGCTGGATCGCGCCGGTAACGGAAGCGGTGAAATCCGCAGGCAGGCCGAAACGGGGATTATTGGCCAGCCGGGTCAGGAAAGGGCCGACACTGCCTGCATCAAAGTTCATCGATGCCTCAGACGTGATCGGCGGCGGCTTGGGGGCCTCGGGTTTGAAGAGGTCGGTCAAAAATTTCAGCACGCCCTGCGCTCCGCCTTGAAAGTGTCAGCCGAAGACAATCACATTGCGTTTGGCTGAACCAGTCTTGGTGTCGGCAATCGCCTCGTTTATCTGTTCCAAGGACCAGCGGCCCGAGATCAGCTCGTCCAGTTTCAACCTGCCCTGCTGGTAGAGATCCACCATCCAGGGGATATCGCGCTGGATCACCACATCGCCCATTTTGGAGCCGATCAGCCCCTGGCCCATGGCTGCCAGAACCACCGGCTCATAAGCAGCCTTGGCGCCTGAATGCGGCATCCCGATCAGCACCGCCTTGCCGCCGCGCGCCAGGTAGCGGGGGGCCTGGTCATAGGCCGGGATGGCGCCAACGGTGATCAGCACCGCATCAGCGCCGCGGCCGCCAAGCGCCTTGTATGCGGCTTTCCATGGCTTTTCTTCGGTGGCGAGCACCCCGTGGGTGGCGCCGAATTCCTTGGCGATCTCCAGTTTCCCGGGGCTCATGTCGACCGCTACAATGCGGCGGGCGCCGGCGATGCGGGCGCCCTGTATAGCGTTGAGGCCGACGCCGCCCGCGCCGATCACCACCACATCCTGGCCCGCACGCAGCTGCGCCGCATTGACCACCGCGCCCACACCGGTGATCACCCCGCAGGAAACCAGCGCCGCGGCATCCTTACCCATGTCTTCCGGGATTTTCACGATCTGGCGCTGGTCCACCACAACCTTCTCGGCAAAGGCGCCGCAAGCCATGGCCTGATCCAGCGGTTTGCCGTCCGCGGTTTTCAGCGGGCCGCGCACGGTATCATGCGGCGTTTCGCAGATCACCGGCCTGCCGCCAGCACAGGAGGGGCAGGAACCGCAGCTGCGGATCAAGGTGACAACCACGGATTCACCTTTGGCAAAACCTTGGACACCAGTGCCGACTGTGGTGACCACCCCGGCGGCCTCATGCCCGTAAACTGCGGGCAGATGCCCGCCCCAGGCGCCCTCGGCATAAGAAATGTCGCTGTGGCAGATGGCAACCGCGTCCAGCGTGACCTCAACCTCGCCCATTTCAGGCGGCGCCAGCTGCACCTCCTCGATCACCAGCGGAGCGCCGAATTCATGGCAGACGGCGGCTTTGATGGTTTGCATGTTCTTTCTCCCCGTTTTCAGGCAGCGTGGCGCGGTGGGCGCCCCGCAAGCAAGCTGGAATGCGGCAGCGGCGCCGCTGAGCGGCGCTTTTACGCGACGGAAGTCTTGCTGCGCAGGAACACTACGCAGCCGATCGCCATCATCATCAGCGCCAGCAGGAACGGCGCGCCAGGCAGGTAGAGGCCGGCGCCTTCACCGGTGAAGCGGGCAAATACCGCCGTCATCATCAGCGGTGACAGGATCATCGCCAGCGCATTGACGGCGGTCACTACGCCTTGCAGTTCACCCTGCTGATTGTCCTCAACTGCCTGTGCCATCATCCCTTGCAGCGCGGGCTGGACAACTGCTCCCAGGGCCGAGACCGGGATCAGCAGCAATGCAAGGGTGCCGCTGGAAATAAACGCGAGAATGCCAAAGGCGATAAAGTCAAACAGCTGCCCCCAGATCACCGTCCGCCGCTCGCCGAACCAGATCACTGTATAGCGCAGCAGCCAGCCCTGCACCAAAGCCATCGAGATACCGTAGACCGCCAGCGACAGGCCGATCACCTGCGGCTGCCAGCCGAAACGTTCCAGCGTGAAATAGGCCCAGATCGCAGGGTAGACATAGATCGCAACAGAATAGAGGAAATAGACCCACAACAGCGGCTTGATGCCCGGTATGCGCCCGACTGCGCGGAAGGCGCCAAACGGGTTGGCGCGGCGCCAATCAAAGGGACGGCGGTTCTTGTCCTGCACCGTTTCGCCCATCACAAACCAGCCGAAAGCGAAATTCACCAGCACCAGAACCGCGGCGGCATAAAACGGCGCCCGCGTGCCCAATTCGCCCAGCAGCCCGCCCATCAGCGGCCCCAGCACAAATCCGGCACCAAAGGCCGCACCCAGCAGGCCGAAATTGGCGGCCTTCTTTTCCGGCGGCGAAATGTCGGCGATATAGGCGCCCGCTGTCGAATGCGTCGCGGCGGTGATCCCGCCCAGAATGCGGCCCAGAAGCAGCAGCCACATAGTGCCGGCAAGGGCCATGATCAGATAGTCCAGCGCCATCACAAACAGCGACACCAGCAGCACCGGCCTGCGCCCCACCGCGTCGGACAGGCTGCCGAGGACCGGACTGAACAGGAACTGCATCACTGCAAAGACAGTGCTGAGCACACCGCCCCAAACTGCTGCCTGCGCCAGCGAGCCGCCCTGCACCCCGGTGATCAGGCCGGGCATTACCGGCATGATCAGCCCGATGCCCATGGCATCAATCATCACGGTCGCCAGGACAAAGACGAGGGATAGGCGGCTATGGCGTTCAGCCCTGCCGCCCTCGTCCGTTTTTGCCGGCAGCACAGGCAATTCTGCTCTCCTTAGCGGCTTCTATTCGCCGCCCAGTTCTTCTGTCTTCTTGGCAAATTGCAAGGCTTCCCACGGGGCCCGGCCCATCTGCTGTGCCGGATCAAACAGGGCTGCCGCGTCCAGATCCGGGTACGCCAGCGCCACCAGCTCCTGCAGCGGGGTTCGTGTGGACTGCGCTTCCTGGCACAGCATCTTGACCGCCGCCTGCGCATCTGGCCGCGGCATCTTTGCGGCGAGGGCAAAACTCAACGCCTCGGCGTGGATCATGCCCAGCCCGTCCGACAACGCGGATGCCATGGCCGCCGCATTCGGCGCGAGGCCGGCGCAGAGCGCCCTTCCGGTCTTTGCCGCGCTGGCTGCACCCAGTACAATCTGGGGCAGGCACATCCATTCGGTGAACCAGGCCGCCCCGTCACGCTGATGCTGCTGGATTGAAGCGCCCTGCAGGACGGAAAGCAGACCGCTGCCCTGCCGCGCCAGCGCCGCCAGAACCGAAGGCGCCACCGGGTTCTGTTTCTGCGGCATGGTTGAGGACGCGCCGGCACCACCCAGCGAAATCTCCCCGATACCGCTTTGCACCAGCGCGGTGCCGTCCTCTCCCAGCTTGCCGAATGCCAGCGTCACGCGCGCCAGCCAGTCCGCAATCCGCAGGACCGGGGTGCGGTTGGTATGCCAGCTGTGTCCGGGATCGCCCAGCCCCAGCCCATTGGCCATGGCCGCACGTACCTCATCTGCTTTCGGTCCCAATGCAGATGAGGTTCCCGCAGCGCCCGACAAGGACACCAGCAGGCAGGAGCGGCGCAAGCCAGGCAGTTCCTCCAGCAACCCCAGCAGCGGCGCACCCCAGCCCGCCGCCACCGCACCGAAGCTGGTCGGGGTGGCGTGCTGGCCGTAGGTGCGGGCGGCCATCGGCAGCTCTGCATGTGTTTTGGACAATGTGCCAAGCGTTTTTACTGCTGCGGTCAAATCCGTTTCTATCAGCGCCAGCACCTGGCGCAGCCGCAGCATCAGCGCGCTGTCCATGATGTCTTGCGAGGTGGCGCCCCAATGCACGTACTGCGCGTGCTCTGGCGCTTTCATTTCTTCCCGGAAGGCCGCGACCAGCCCTGGCACCGGTACGCCGTTCTGCCCTGTGGGCCGCTTCAAAACACCGGGATCAATGGCGATTTCCACCACGGCCCGGCTGATTGCGGCGGCGCTCTCCTGCGGGATAACCCCGGCCGCGCCCTGCGCCTTGGCCAGCGCGCCTTCTACCAGCAGCATGGCGCGCACTTCGGCACTGTCGGAGAACAGGCGGCCGGCATCGCCGCTGCCAAAGAGATCACCGTAAACCTGGCTGTCAAAGACGGAACCTGCCATCAGAAGTCCTTTGCGATGCGCCCGATCAGATCGGCGAGCCCGTCGGGGTCCGCAAAGAAGGGCGAATGGGATGTTTGCATGTCGTAGACTCGCTGCGGTGGCAGCTGCGCTGCCATTTGCGTCTGGTATTCCGGCGGGATCACCCGATCGCCTAAGCAGCGGATATAGGCCTTGGGCACGCCTTCGAACCGTTCAGACAGCTGGACCGCTGTGTCCTGCGGTGGGATCGGTTGCAAGCAGAGGTTCTTCAGAGCAAAGCGAACAGTTTCCACCGGGCAATCGTGATAGAATAGGTCCGGCGCGGTATCGGGCAGGAACTTGTAGCCTGTGCCGGCCGGGTTCTTGGCAGTTGCACCCAGCAGCGTCTGCCGGGGTCCAGCCTTGCGCATATCGATCAGGGACATGCCGCTGACAGGGATGTAGGCGCAAAGATAGATCAATCCGCGCAGGTTTTCAGGTGCTGCCTCAGCCGCGGCGGAAATGGGAAAACCGCCCCAGGAATGCCCCAGCACGAGGGTGTCCGGAGTGGAGGCTGATGCGATGGCTTCAGCCGTTTCTGCCAAAGTGACGCTTGCCGGATCCCGGCCGTCGCCATGGCCGGGCAGGGTGATCGCACGGGCGCTGTGGCCGGTCGCTTCCAGCGCCGGGATCACATCGCGCCAGCACCAGGCGCCATGGCAGGATCCATGGATCAGAAGAACCTCAGCCAATGTGCCCGGTCTCCTGCAGAAAAGCGGTCAGGCGCGCTGCGTAATCTTCAGGTTGCTCGACGCAAGGTATATGGCCGGCACGGCGGATCAGGTGGAACCGGCTGCCGGGGATCAGATCGACCGTCTCGCGCACCAAATCGGGCGGTGTGGCGCCGTCCTCCGATCCCGCGATGCCCAGGCAGGGAAGCCGCAGACCGCTGGTCGGCGTATAGAAATCAGTGCCCGCAATTGCCGCGCAGCAGCCGGCATAGCCATCGCGGGACTGTTGAACCAGCATGTTGTGCCAAAGCTGCAGTTGAGGCGACGCGCGATAGCCGCGGGAAAACCAGCGCTCCATCACGGCATCGGCCAGTGCCCCGATACCCCGCGCTTGCACCATCTGCACGCGGTTCTTCCACATCTCGGCGGTGCCGATCTTGGCCGCAGTGTTCGACAGCACCAGCGCCCGGATCTGGTCCAGCCGCTTCACTGCCAGCCCTTGTGCAATCATGCCGCCGATTGACAGCCCTACGAAAACACAATCGCGCACCTCCAGAAAATCCAGCAACCGCTCTGCATCGCGCACCAGCGCGCCCATCGAATAGGGGGCTGGCGGGCAGGACGACAGCCCGTGGCCGCGCTTGTCATAACGGATAACGCGCAGGCCCGCAGGCAGCAGGTCTACTACCGCATCCCAGACCCTGAGGTCCGTGCCCAGCGAATTGGCAAAGACGATGGGCGCGCCATCCGCGTCGCCGTCAATGCGGTAGTGAAGCTGGACATCGCCCAGGTCTGCGATCTGCATGAAATGCCTCATTGTTGTTCCGCCGCAATCTACCTGCGCCGGGGCGGTGAGGTAAACCAGCCGCCTGCCACAGGCGGTGGAATTTTCTTGAGGAAGAAAATTGGCCGGAAAAATCTGATTTTTCCGGTGCTCCTCAGCTGTGCAGCTCCATATGGGCCATGATCTGCCCATGGTCTGATGCCAGCTTGTTATAGGGCGCCTCCGGGTGGCTGCCGTCGGTCAGATGATCGTTGAAGACACTGTAGTACTGCATCTCCCCCAGCGCGCCGCTCCAGGCAGGGTCGAAATGGCGCGACATGTAGAT
It includes:
- a CDS encoding zinc-binding dehydrogenase, coding for MQTIKAAVCHEFGAPLVIEEVQLAPPEMGEVEVTLDAVAICHSDISYAEGAWGGHLPAVYGHEAAGVVTTVGTGVQGFAKGESVVVTLIRSCGSCPSCAGGRPVICETPHDTVRGPLKTADGKPLDQAMACGAFAEKVVVDQRQIVKIPEDMGKDAAALVSCGVITGVGAVVNAAQLRAGQDVVVIGAGGVGLNAIQGARIAGARRIVAVDMSPGKLEIAKEFGATHGVLATEEKPWKAAYKALGGRGADAVLITVGAIPAYDQAPRYLARGGKAVLIGMPHSGAKAAYEPVVLAAMGQGLIGSKMGDVVIQRDIPWMVDLYQQGRLKLDELISGRWSLEQINEAIADTKTGSAKRNVIVFG
- the pcaD gene encoding 3-oxoadipate enol-lactonase; translated protein: MQIADLGDVQLHYRIDGDADGAPIVFANSLGTDLRVWDAVVDLLPAGLRVIRYDKRGHGLSSCPPAPYSMGALVRDAERLLDFLEVRDCVFVGLSIGGMIAQGLAVKRLDQIRALVLSNTAAKIGTAEMWKNRVQMVQARGIGALADAVMERWFSRGYRASPQLQLWHNMLVQQSRDGYAGCCAAIAGTDFYTPTSGLRLPCLGIAGSEDGATPPDLVRETVDLIPGSRFHLIRRAGHIPCVEQPEDYAARLTAFLQETGHIG
- a CDS encoding adenylosuccinate lyase family protein → MAGSVFDSQVYGDLFGSGDAGRLFSDSAEVRAMLLVEGALAKAQGAAGVIPQESAAAISRAVVEIAIDPGVLKRPTGQNGVPVPGLVAAFREEMKAPEHAQYVHWGATSQDIMDSALMLRLRQVLALIETDLTAAVKTLGTLSKTHAELPMAARTYGQHATPTSFGAVAAGWGAPLLGLLEELPGLRRSCLLVSLSGAAGTSSALGPKADEVRAAMANGLGLGDPGHSWHTNRTPVLRIADWLARVTLAFGKLGEDGTALVQSGIGEISLGGAGASSTMPQKQNPVAPSVLAALARQGSGLLSVLQGASIQQHQRDGAAWFTEWMCLPQIVLGAASAAKTGRALCAGLAPNAAAMASALSDGLGMIHAEALSFALAAKMPRPDAQAAVKMLCQEAQSTRTPLQELVALAYPDLDAAALFDPAQQMGRAPWEALQFAKKTEELGGE
- a CDS encoding alpha/beta fold hydrolase; translated protein: MAEVLLIHGSCHGAWCWRDVIPALEATGHSARAITLPGHGDGRDPASVTLAETAEAIASASTPDTLVLGHSWGGFPISAAAEAAPENLRGLIYLCAYIPVSGMSLIDMRKAGPRQTLLGATAKNPAGTGYKFLPDTAPDLFYHDCPVETVRFALKNLCLQPIPPQDTAVQLSERFEGVPKAYIRCLGDRVIPPEYQTQMAAQLPPQRVYDMQTSHSPFFADPDGLADLIGRIAKDF
- a CDS encoding TCR/Tet family MFS transporter is translated as MIDAMGIGLIMPVMPGLITGVQGGSLAQAAVWGGVLSTVFAVMQFLFSPVLGSLSDAVGRRPVLLVSLFVMALDYLIMALAGTMWLLLLGRILGGITAATHSTAGAYIADISPPEKKAANFGLLGAAFGAGFVLGPLMGGLLGELGTRAPFYAAAVLVLVNFAFGWFVMGETVQDKNRRPFDWRRANPFGAFRAVGRIPGIKPLLWVYFLYSVAIYVYPAIWAYFTLERFGWQPQVIGLSLAVYGISMALVQGWLLRYTVIWFGERRTVIWGQLFDFIAFGILAFISSGTLALLLIPVSALGAVVQPALQGMMAQAVEDNQQGELQGVVTAVNALAMILSPLMMTAVFARFTGEGAGLYLPGAPFLLALMMMAIGCVVFLRSKTSVA